The following is a genomic window from Coriobacteriaceae bacterium.
TTTGGCGAGATCATCAAAGAGATCGTCACCTGCCTTATCGTGGGCGTCGACTCGCGTGGCCTGCACGTGATCTTCAATATCACGGGCAACTCCACGATCGACGACCTGCACCTGCTCGAGGACGGCACCGCCATCATCAAGGGTGCCCAGGGCGCCTCGGGCGTGTCGACGTACTCGACCTTCCTCGCCGGTGCCATCCTGGTCATGGTCGCGCTCGTAATTGTGCTCAACCTGGTTCGCAGCCGTACCGGCCGTGCCATCATGGCCGTTCGCGACAACAAGATCGCCGCCGAGTCCGTGGGTATCTCCGTCACCCAGTACCGTATGATCGCCTTCGTGGTTTCCGCTGCCCTCGCCGGTGCTGCCGGAGCCCTCTTTGGCGGTAACTTCTCGCAGCTCTCCGCCACCAAGTTCGACTTCAACACGTCGATTCTCATCCTGGTGTTCGTGGTCCTGGGCGGTCTGGGCAACATGCGCGGCTCCGTCATCGCTGCGGCGCTGCTCACCGTGCTTCCCGAGCTGCTCCGCCAGTTCTCGGACTACCGCATGCTCATCTACGCCATCGTGCTGATTCTGGTCATGATTTTTACCAACAACCCGCAGCTCAAGGCATTCTTCGGTCGCGTTAAGGACCGCTTTGCTCCCAAGAAGGAGGTGGCAGCCGATGCCCAGTAAGTTTGAGTTCAACAAGGGCAAGATGGTCCCGTATCCTTCTGGTGCCATCGTTCCCGACCGCGACCTGGGCGAGCGCCCGGCGCTCGAGTGCATCCACCTGGGTATTGAGTTCGGCGGCCTTAAGGCTGTCGACGACTTTAGCCTGACCATCGGCAAGACCGAGATCGCCGGTCTGATCGGCCCCAACGGCGCCGGTAAGACCACGGTCTTCAACCTGCTCACCAAGGTGTACCAGCCCACGCACGGCACCATCCTGCTCGATGGCGAGGACACCTCGGGTAAGTCGGTCTATCAGGTCAACCGTATGGGCATCGCCCGTACCTTCCAAAACATTCGCCTGTTCAACACCATGACGGTGGAGGACAACGTCAAGGTCGGCCTGCACAACCAGGAGCGCTACTCCGGTTTTGAGGGCGTGCTGCGCCTGCCGACGTACTGGAAGCACGAGAAGGCCGCCCACGAGCGCGCCATGGAGCTGCTGTCCATCTTTGACATGGAGCACCTGGCAAACGAGCAGGCCGGCTCACTGCCTTACGGCGCCCAGCGTCGTTTGGAGATCGTCCGCGCCCTTGCGACCAATCCCAAGCTGCTGCTGCTTGACGAGCCTGCCGCCGGCATGAACCCGTCCGAGACCGCAGAGCTCATGGAGAACATCGTCAAGATCCGCGACACCTTCGGCATCGCCATCATGCTCATCGAGCACGACATGTCACTCGTCATGAACATTTGCGAGGGCATCTGCGTGCTTAACTTTGGCAAGGTCATCGCCAAGGGCACGGCCGAGGAGATCCAGAACAACGACGCCGTTATCGAGGCGTATCTGGGCAAGCAGGATAAGGGGGAGAACTAAATGGCAGAGCCGATGCTTTCCGTCTACAACATCAACGTCTGGTACGGCGCTATCCACGCCATCAAGGACATCTCCTTTAACGTCAACGAGGGCGAGATCGTGGCCCTGATCGGTGCGAACGGTGCCGGCAAGTCCACAACGCTCAAGACTGTCTCGGGCCTGCTGCGCTCCAAGACCGGCTCCATCAAGTTTATGGGCGAGGACATTACCCATACGCCTGCCGACAAGCTGGTGGGCAAGGGCCTGGCTCAGGTCCCCGAGGGCCGTCGTGCCTTTTTGCAGATGACGGTCGAGGAGAACTTGGAGATGGGCGCCTACACGCAGCCCAAGTCCACGGTGGCTCCGGGCCTGGAGCGCGTCTACGAGCAGTTCCCGCGCCTGAAGGAACGTCGTCGCCAGGTCGCCGGCACCCTTTCAGGCGGCGAGCAGCAGATGCTCGTTATGGGGCGCGCCCTTATGAGTAACCCCAAACTGCTCATGCTCGACGAGCCTTCCATGGGTCTGGCACCGATTCTGATCGAACAGATCTTCCAGATTGTCGAGGACTTGCACAAGGCCGGTACCACGGTGCTTCTGGTCGAGCAAAACGCGCAGATGGCGCTTTCCATCGCCACACGCGGTTACGTGCTCGAGACCGGCAAGATCACCATGACCGGCACTGGTCAAGAGCTGCTGCACGACGATAACGTCCGCAAAGCCTACCTCGGAGGCTAACCCACCTAACAAAAGGGGCGCTGACTATCTCAGTCAGCGCCCCTTTTTATTTGCGGTGAAATAGGGACTGAATACGGGCTCCAGAGGCCAAAAGAGTCCCTATTCCACCGCAACTTCATGGGGATGTGTGACAATGCCCGTCGGAAAACATCTGCTGTCTTTGGGGGTCTATCTATGGTGTACGAGTTTTGTGCCGAGAACTTTGAGCGGGTGCCGGCGGCTATCGATGCCGGTGCAAGGCGTATCGAGCTGTGCGACAACCTTGCCGTTGGTGGCACCACGCCTTCGGCCGGCGTTATCAGCGCTACGACCAACTATGTCCACGAGCACGATGCACGGGTGATGTGCATGATTCGCCCGCGTGGCGGCGACTTTCACTACGACCAGGACGAGCTGCGTATGATGGAGATGGACCTGGGCCTTGCCGTAAGCGCCGGCGTTGACGGCTTGGTCTTTGGCTGCTGCAAGCCCTGCGCTGGCGGATGGGCGCTCGACGAACTTACGCTTGGCGCCCTCGTGATGGCTGCGGGCTGCGCGACCGAGGAATGTAAGCGTGAGCCCATCGACATCACCTTCCACATGGCATTTGACCAGCTCTCGCCCGAGGCTCAGCTCGATGCGATTGATACACTTGCCGACTGCGGCGTTACGCGCATCCTCACGCATGGCGGCGCTGCCGGTACGTCGATCGAGGATAATTTCGATCACCTGGCTCGTTTAATCGAGTATGCGGGTGATCGTTTGACCATCCTTCCCGGCGGCGGCATTTCCACGGCCAACCGCGATACCGTGGCGGCGGCACTGGGCGTCTCCGAGCTCCATGGCACCAAGATTGTGCCGCTGGAGGTATAACCCGTGGCGCTGGTATTTGACGTTCAGCAGGCGAACGGTAAGCCCGACGACAACCGTCGTCCCGGCACCGCGTGCCCTTTTTGCGATACAGAAGGGCTCACCGACATCATTCGCCGTGATGGCGATTGCATTTGGCTCGAGAATAAGTTCAAGACCCTGCGCGCCACCCGTCAAACCGTGCTGATCGAGTCGGCCGATCACGATGCCGACCTGGTGACCTACGAGCCGGATGAACTCCACCATGTGATGCGGTTTGCCCTGGGTTGCTGGCAGCAGATGATCGATTCACAGCAGTATCGAAGCGTGCTCATGTACAAGAACAAGGGTCCGCTCTCGGGCGGTAGTCTCGTGCATCCGCACATGCAGATTGTGGGTTTGGAGCAGGAAGACGGCTACACTTCGCTGACTTCTGCCAATTTCGAAGGCATCAATGTCTGGCAACAGGGGAGGATCTCGGTCAATATCTCAACCGAACCGATCATGGGGTTCTTTGAGATCAACGTTTCAGCCCCGCAGGGAATCGCCGCCAGCGATGACACGAGAGACCAAGCCGAGGCGGATCTCTTCGCCGATGCAATCCAGGTAGCTCTGCGCTATATCTTGCACGAGCACCATGGCGGTCGTGCAGAGTCGTACAACCTGTTCTTCTATCACATGAGCGACCGAACCATTGCCAAGGCGCTTCCACGTTGGGTGGTTTCACCCTACTTTGTCGGGTATCGGCTGGCTCAGGTCAATGCTGAGACCACGCTCGATGTCGATGCGGAGCGACTCCGCGCACATCTGGAGGCGCTCACATCGTAAAGTGAGCGCCCGCACACTGCGGACGGTTTAGCGCGCCATTGCATCGCGGCCGGCCTCGACGCGCTTGCGCTGGGCGGCGCGCTCCTCGCCGGTCAGACGCTCAAAGAAGTGCCCGATAAGCGAGGCGAGCACCTGCTGAAACAACGTTCCACACATGACGGGAAACACAACTTCGCCCGGAAAGTATTGCGTGGCGATGACGGCGCCCGAAGAGATATTGCGCATGCCGCAGGTAAAGCACATGGTGGTCGTTTCGCTATATGGCAGATGCAGCGCGCGGGCGACCAGAATGCCGACGACAAAGCCGCTGATGGCGAAGACCAAAATAAAGAGGGCGACTTCCAAGCGCACCGCGTTCATGTGCAGCACGTACTCGCTCATGGCGGTGGAGTTGGAGGCGATAACGCCCATCATCATGAACTTGCAGGCGGGCGAGAGCGCGGGGGAGAGCTTCTCGTGTCC
Proteins encoded in this region:
- a CDS encoding branched-chain amino acid ABC transporter permease, with amino-acid sequence MKFLKDKQTRHDFVTYAMCIVAFAIVFFMQSNHMIPRMIAGQLVPITAYIVMAISLNLVVGIAGDLSLGHAGFMSVGAYTGIVTAVALESAVPSDPVRLIISIVVGAIAAAILGFLIGIPVLRLSGDYLAIVTLAFGEIIKEIVTCLIVGVDSRGLHVIFNITGNSTIDDLHLLEDGTAIIKGAQGASGVSTYSTFLAGAILVMVALVIVLNLVRSRTGRAIMAVRDNKIAAESVGISVTQYRMIAFVVSAALAGAAGALFGGNFSQLSATKFDFNTSILILVFVVLGGLGNMRGSVIAAALLTVLPELLRQFSDYRMLIYAIVLILVMIFTNNPQLKAFFGRVKDRFAPKKEVAADAQ
- a CDS encoding DUF4931 domain-containing protein translates to MALVFDVQQANGKPDDNRRPGTACPFCDTEGLTDIIRRDGDCIWLENKFKTLRATRQTVLIESADHDADLVTYEPDELHHVMRFALGCWQQMIDSQQYRSVLMYKNKGPLSGGSLVHPHMQIVGLEQEDGYTSLTSANFEGINVWQQGRISVNISTEPIMGFFEINVSAPQGIAASDDTRDQAEADLFADAIQVALRYILHEHHGGRAESYNLFFYHMSDRTIAKALPRWVVSPYFVGYRLAQVNAETTLDVDAERLRAHLEALTS
- a CDS encoding ABC transporter ATP-binding protein is translated as MPSKFEFNKGKMVPYPSGAIVPDRDLGERPALECIHLGIEFGGLKAVDDFSLTIGKTEIAGLIGPNGAGKTTVFNLLTKVYQPTHGTILLDGEDTSGKSVYQVNRMGIARTFQNIRLFNTMTVEDNVKVGLHNQERYSGFEGVLRLPTYWKHEKAAHERAMELLSIFDMEHLANEQAGSLPYGAQRRLEIVRALATNPKLLLLDEPAAGMNPSETAELMENIVKIRDTFGIAIMLIEHDMSLVMNICEGICVLNFGKVIAKGTAEEIQNNDAVIEAYLGKQDKGEN
- a CDS encoding ABC transporter ATP-binding protein, yielding MAEPMLSVYNINVWYGAIHAIKDISFNVNEGEIVALIGANGAGKSTTLKTVSGLLRSKTGSIKFMGEDITHTPADKLVGKGLAQVPEGRRAFLQMTVEENLEMGAYTQPKSTVAPGLERVYEQFPRLKERRRQVAGTLSGGEQQMLVMGRALMSNPKLLMLDEPSMGLAPILIEQIFQIVEDLHKAGTTVLLVEQNAQMALSIATRGYVLETGKITMTGTGQELLHDDNVRKAYLGG
- a CDS encoding copper homeostasis protein CutC, which encodes MVYEFCAENFERVPAAIDAGARRIELCDNLAVGGTTPSAGVISATTNYVHEHDARVMCMIRPRGGDFHYDQDELRMMEMDLGLAVSAGVDGLVFGCCKPCAGGWALDELTLGALVMAAGCATEECKREPIDITFHMAFDQLSPEAQLDAIDTLADCGVTRILTHGGAAGTSIEDNFDHLARLIEYAGDRLTILPGGGISTANRDTVAAALGVSELHGTKIVPLEV